Proteins encoded by one window of Leishmania infantum JPCM5 genome chromosome 32:
- a CDS encoding putative protein phosphatase 2C has protein sequence MIPLKLAPPRRPPAKQPMSSAKQMQYLSQQQVQMARMLQQHTRDRRTYIVRSILLFVTLTVMTGYGYYSYGVIVALTVLIGGWLMGWLELLQIVLAWVARNAGQPNFDELLRRADIMSEPMKEKESVSGENEFLEYGSSSMQGWRRSMEDAHTLLLLEKGGFFGVYDGHSGAATAKYCGEYMFQFVHQTKAFMKGEISKALYDGFIAIDKYLHSIPSFERGGCAAVVLYLDGDDVYCANAGDSRCVMCRNGSVDALSTDHKPFLPSEQMRIERAGCYVLNRRVNGMLALSRAIGDFMFKNNAQVSWEMQAVTSAPEVRVTKLNRDKDEFAVLACDGIWDIMSSKQVVDFVRPRIQERVPLGKICEELMDACLSPQPFRLGCDNMSVVIVKFKRGPQGGAQTAQATITGSPHMVPPRLPAASASVADDDSTVSGTNDTRSHAAVSEVSNGVLLTPGTAGKTSTAAADKAAASGHKKEGVGSVEPKESPLVSPKVSSAKMTSEPSRSALTKALHSSSSHQSGADARDSRDCEDTSNGSSAAMSFHPKVLSPTGSTPDFNMRDKGV, from the coding sequence ATGATTCCACTGAAGCTTGCCCCGCCGCGACGACCTCCCGCGAAACAGCCGATGTCCTCCGCAAAGCAGATGCAGTACTTGagccagcagcaggtgcagatGGCGCGtatgctgcagcagcacacgcgtgATCGGCGCACCTACATTGTCCGCTCCATCCTGCTCTTCGTTACCCTCACAGTAATGACGGGCTACGGCTACTATTCATATGGCGTTATTGTAGCCCTCACCGTTCTCATCGGTGGATGGTTGATGGGATGGCTGGAGCTCTTGCAGATTGTGCTCGCATGGGTGGCCCGCAACGCTGGGCAGCCCAACTtcgatgagctgctgcgccgcgctgaCATCATGAGTGAGCCgatgaaggaaaaggagagcgTCAGCGGGGAGAACGAATTCCTGGAGTACGGCTCAAGTAGTATGCAAGGATGGCGTCGCTCCATGGAGGACGCGCACACGTTGCTGCTCCTCGAGAAGGGCGGGTTCTTCGGCGTTTACGATGGCCACAGCGGggccgcgacggcgaagTACTGCGGCGAGTACATGTTTCAGTTTGTCCATCAGACAAAGGCGTTCATGAAAGGCGAAATCTCGAAGGCCCTCTACGACGGCTTTATTGCGATTGACAAGTATCTGCACTCTATCCCGAGTTTTGAGCGCGGCGGGTGTGCAGCTGTCGTGCTCTACTTAGACGGCGATGACGTGTACTGCGCAAACGCCGGCGATAGCCGCTGTGTCATGtgccgcaacggcagcgtcgatgcGCTCAGCACGGATCACAAGCCTTTTCTACCATCCGAGCAGATGCGCATCGAGCGCGCCGGCTGCTACGTGCTGAACCGCCGTGTGAACGGTATGTTGGCTCTGAGTCGCGCCATCGGCGACTTTATGTTCAAAAACAACGCGCAGGTATCGTGGGAGATGCAGGCGGTGACGAGTGCGCCGGAGGTGCGGGTCACGAAGCTCAATCGCGACAAGGACGAGTTTGCCGTCTTGGCGTGCGACGGCATCTGGGATATCATGTCGAGCAAGCAGGTCGTGGACTTTGTGCGGCCGCGCATCCAGGAGCGTGTGCCACTTGGGAAGATCTGTGAGGAGCTGATGGATGCCTGTCTCTCCCCGCAGCCGTTCCGGCTCGGCTGCGACAACATGTCTGTTGTCATCGTGAAGTTCAAGCGCGGACCTCAAGGCGGTGCTCAAACTGCCCAGGCAACCATCACCGGCTCGCCACATATGGTGCCGCCCCGTCTGCCAGCCGCATCCGCATCCGTGGCGGACGACGACAGCACCGTCTCCGGCACGAATGATACTCgctcgcacgccgccgtgTCGGAGGTGTCCAACGGCGTACTCTTGACACCTGGTACTGCAGGGAAGAcaagcaccgcagcggctgacaaagcagcagcatcgggCCATAAAAAAGAGGGAGTCGGCTCTGTGGAGCCGAAAGAGTCGCCTCTGGTATCGCCAAAGGTCTCCTCCGCGAAGATGACCTCAGAGCCTTCCAGATCTGCGTTGACGAAAGCCTTGcacagctccagcagccaTCAATCTGGCGCGGATGCACGTGACAGCCGAGACTGTGAGGACACGTCGAATGGGTCTTCTGCAGCGATGAGCTTCCACCCCAAGGTGCTGTCTCCCACCGGGTCCACGCCCGATTTCAACATGAGGGACAAGGGTGTTTAG